The sequence below is a genomic window from Sulfuracidifex metallicus DSM 6482 = JCM 9184.
ATGTACTTCCAAAGAGAGTTCCCAAAACTCTTGGGTTGCACTTCAGGAAGCTACTATAGCTCAAGCTGTCAATGCCAAGCAGTATAGGCTTCATTACATTCCACCTAAAATAGACTTTAGCCTTCTTTCAATTTCTTCACGTGGAACAGCTCCCACTATTTCGTCTACGGGTTCTCCATTCTTAAAGAATAGTATAGTAGGCAGACTGAACACTCCATATCTCCCAGCTATGTCAGGGCTCTCGTCTGAGTTGAGTTTTCCAAATCCCACTTGAGGATAATCTGAGGCTAATTCCTCAACGATCGGTGCCAGCATTATACATGGAGCGCACCACTCAGCCCAGAAGTCAACTACTGCTATCTTGTGAGTTTTCAGGAAATCATCGAAGGTCTTTGAATCTAGATGCATAACTTCTCCTTCCACCTTATTTGTCATGCCTTTCAGTTTCTCGTTAAGAAGCTTTTCTAGCTCTGGGTCTTTTTCTTCTTGGGTCATACTCTAAACTAAGGTCAGTAACATAATAAAGTTTTTATCAGATGTAGCTAAATGCATCTAAAATATTGAAATATAATATAAATTTATTTTTTTATTTAGTATACATAATACATGTATAGGCTAAAAGTGGATATAAGCGTTAATAATTTTCGATGTAACTAGTAGAAGACATGTATAACTTAGTGGTTATAGGTGCAGGGATAACTGGAGTATGGTCTGCCTTCATGAAGAAGGACGACGTTTTACTGGTGGAGAAAGAGAAAAGCATAGGTAAGAATTCCTTGTCTAGTCTGTGGTCAATTATGCCTCCTCTTTGTGGCGAATTTCAAGACTTATGCTTAGCTTCTGAGAAGGATTATGATGACGTCTGTTTCAATTTAGGAGTTTTCTGCAAAAAGACCCATATACTTAAACTTGATGATTTCACGGGTAAGGGGAAACTAATTGGCAAGAATGAAGTAAGGACTTTCGAGCCCCAGCTTGACGTTGACAAGGCTGAAATGTTTGAGAATGGCATGTTCGTAGAAGGAAGTGAGTTCTTTACAAGAATGGAAGATGTCTTAAACGTTGAAACAGGAACGGAAGTGTTAAGGATAAATTATGATGGTAATTCAATTAAATCATTAGAGACTAACAAGGGAGAGATATCTGCTAAATATTTTATATTTTCTACGGGTTTTTTAACTAAAAAAATGTTCCATGAGGATATATCCTTATTTAAGGGTCATCTAATAAGGACTAAAAAGGTAGGGCTTAACGGCATTTTAATAAGCAGAAATAGAATTGCAGTAGAAGGAAGAGACCTTTACTTGAATGGAGATTCAGTAAACACTGAAGATCCTTCGGTTATCTACGACGAACTGAGGGAGACAGTTTCCATAATTTCTAAGTTCCTACGAATTGACACCTCTACCTTGTCCGTTTTAACAGGTTTTAGGACCGTGTCAACAAACGGAAAACCGTTGATAAAGAAGGTCTCCAGTAACGCAGTACTGCTGACTGGCTATAAGTTCGGTTTCGCCTTAGCCCCATATTTAGCTAGAGAAGGAATAAAGTTATTGGGAGCGTAGGGATGCAGAGTGACGAAAATTGCTATATCTCTAAAGGATCAAGTAGGGCTTACGGTCAAAAGGCTAGGCTACGCCTTTGAGGAATTAGACGGTGACGTTATAGATTTTACTTACACTGGAAGCGAGCCGTTGGTTGTAATATGTCGACATGAAAGCTCTTCCAGAAAACCGTCTTTAACAGTCCATTACCCTGGTAACCCATTAGACAGTACAATGGGAGGAAGACCTAGAACGCTTGGAATTTCTTTTCCAAGTTTGGCTACATCAATATATAGGCAGATTCTAAAAATAGATGTAAATATAGATAAAGTTTTTGAAGCCACCCATCACGGACCTACCTTGGAAACCCCCATAATCTTTGCTGAATTAGGAAGTTCACAGGAACTATGGAGTAACGAATCGCTAGTGAAGAAACTTGTAGATGCTGTAATGAGGGGAATCGATTCGCCAACTCAGTGCAAGGATAACTTCATAGGCTTCGGTGGTCCACATTACGCTTATACATTTTCATCCATGACTACAGAATCCTGTTTAGGTCATATAGTCTCTAAGCATTATGTTAAATCGCTTGACGAGAGCGTGATTAGGCAGACCGTTCTAAATTCTAAGGAAAAAATTCATAAGGTAGTATTTAATGACGTAAATAAAAACACTTTAGCAAGAATCAAGAACTCATTGAGTGACCTGGATCTTCTCTTTGAGTCTGTCTAGAACTTGTTGAGTAAAGAATGGAGTTCCTATCGTTAATATGTTGCATTCATCATCACAGCTTAAGGTTGTTATACTCCCATTTGGAATCTTTATGCCCCAAGCAGATACATCATCCATGTCCATCATGTCAGATATTGCTGCTCTTATAGGGTCAGAATGACTTACAGCTACTATTACTCCATT
It includes:
- the trxA gene encoding thioredoxin, whose protein sequence is MTQEEKDPELEKLLNEKLKGMTNKVEGEVMHLDSKTFDDFLKTHKIAVVDFWAEWCAPCIMLAPIVEELASDYPQVGFGKLNSDESPDIAGRYGVFSLPTILFFKNGEPVDEIVGAVPREEIERRLKSILGGM
- a CDS encoding FAD-dependent oxidoreductase — protein: MYNLVVIGAGITGVWSAFMKKDDVLLVEKEKSIGKNSLSSLWSIMPPLCGEFQDLCLASEKDYDDVCFNLGVFCKKTHILKLDDFTGKGKLIGKNEVRTFEPQLDVDKAEMFENGMFVEGSEFFTRMEDVLNVETGTEVLRINYDGNSIKSLETNKGEISAKYFIFSTGFLTKKMFHEDISLFKGHLIRTKKVGLNGILISRNRIAVEGRDLYLNGDSVNTEDPSVIYDELRETVSIISKFLRIDTSTLSVLTGFRTVSTNGKPLIKKVSSNAVLLTGYKFGFALAPYLAREGIKLLGA
- a CDS encoding D-aminoacyl-tRNA deacylase → MTKIAISLKDQVGLTVKRLGYAFEELDGDVIDFTYTGSEPLVVICRHESSSRKPSLTVHYPGNPLDSTMGGRPRTLGISFPSLATSIYRQILKIDVNIDKVFEATHHGPTLETPIIFAELGSSQELWSNESLVKKLVDAVMRGIDSPTQCKDNFIGFGGPHYAYTFSSMTTESCLGHIVSKHYVKSLDESVIRQTVLNSKEKIHKVVFNDVNKNTLARIKNSLSDLDLLFESV